The Bombus terrestris chromosome 9, iyBomTerr1.2, whole genome shotgun sequence genome contains a region encoding:
- the LOC100648138 gene encoding homeobox protein Nkx-2.2a isoform X2 translates to MANGYDECYDASWHLFPPDYVEEDYRILESIKMPRTSFHIHDILQLDSKPSQEETEVQGSTTVLPTTNDVPSAYQQFFEHTTAMLQPAIYANLNRGTLPPPPPGLLGWPTGPTLPTTLPQPLEEVNVLQQPDSTSPTISDLSFPPKQETNHECKEEESADFEDEQQANEAQPHETEHKKRKRRVLFSKAQTFELERRFRQQRYLSAPEREHLASIIRLTPTQVKIWFQNHRYKTKRAATERVEASGSGCSPRRVAVPLLIKDGKPCQSKLMEPTTYPSTGQVPMPPYMQKPYWW, encoded by the exons ATGGCAAACGGATACGACGAATGCTACGACGCATCCTGGCATCTGTTCCCTCCGGATTACGTCGAGGAGGACTATAG AATATTGGAGAGCATCAAGATGCCCAGAACGAGTTTCCACATCCATGACATCCTGCAGCTTGATTCTAAACCGTCCCAGGAAGAAACGGAGGTACAAG GTAGTACCACGGTGCTACCGACCACGAACGATGTTCCGTCGGCGTATCAACAGTTTTTCGAACACACGACGGCCATGTTACAGCCCGCGATATACGCGAACTTGAACAGAGGCACCCTACCACCCCCGCCACCTGGTTTACTGGGATGGCCGACTGGTCCAACGTTACCAACCACGTTACCTCAGCCCCTGGAGGAAGTTAATG TGTTGCAGCAGCCAGACTCGACGAGCCCGACGATCTCGGATCTTTCGTTCCCGCCGAAACAGGAGACAAACCACGAGTGTAAAGAGGAGGAGTCTGCCGATTTCGAAGACGAACAGCAGGCAAACGAGGCGCAACCACACGAGACAGAGCACAAGAAACGAAAAAGACGAGTGTTGTTCTCGAAGGCGCAAACGTTCGAGCTCGAGAGGCGTTTTCGACAACAGAGATACTTGAGCGCGCCGGAAAGAGAGCATCTGGCCTCGATCATTCGACTGACGCCCACGCAGGTGAAAATTTGGTTCCAGAATCACAGGTACAAGACAAAACGAGCAGCCACTGAAAGGGTAGAGGCCAGTGGAAGTGGATGTTCACCTAGAAGAGTCGCGGTCCCATTGTTGATCAAGGATGGAAAACCTTGTCAGTCGAAATTAATGGAACCCACCACGTATCCAAGCACTGGCCAAGTTCCTATGCCTCCGTACATGCAAAAGCCATACTGGTGGTAA
- the LOC100648138 gene encoding homeobox protein Nkx-2.2a isoform X1: protein MADKNKILPWPLLSYPTSLLNHVWYSQIAFNNRILESIKMPRTSFHIHDILQLDSKPSQEETEVQGSTTVLPTTNDVPSAYQQFFEHTTAMLQPAIYANLNRGTLPPPPPGLLGWPTGPTLPTTLPQPLEEVNVLQQPDSTSPTISDLSFPPKQETNHECKEEESADFEDEQQANEAQPHETEHKKRKRRVLFSKAQTFELERRFRQQRYLSAPEREHLASIIRLTPTQVKIWFQNHRYKTKRAATERVEASGSGCSPRRVAVPLLIKDGKPCQSKLMEPTTYPSTGQVPMPPYMQKPYWW, encoded by the exons ATGGCAGACAAGAATAAGATTCTACCCTGGCCGCTGCTATCCTATCCGACCAGTCTCTTGAATCACGTCTGGTACAGCCAGATCGCTTTCAATAATAG AATATTGGAGAGCATCAAGATGCCCAGAACGAGTTTCCACATCCATGACATCCTGCAGCTTGATTCTAAACCGTCCCAGGAAGAAACGGAGGTACAAG GTAGTACCACGGTGCTACCGACCACGAACGATGTTCCGTCGGCGTATCAACAGTTTTTCGAACACACGACGGCCATGTTACAGCCCGCGATATACGCGAACTTGAACAGAGGCACCCTACCACCCCCGCCACCTGGTTTACTGGGATGGCCGACTGGTCCAACGTTACCAACCACGTTACCTCAGCCCCTGGAGGAAGTTAATG TGTTGCAGCAGCCAGACTCGACGAGCCCGACGATCTCGGATCTTTCGTTCCCGCCGAAACAGGAGACAAACCACGAGTGTAAAGAGGAGGAGTCTGCCGATTTCGAAGACGAACAGCAGGCAAACGAGGCGCAACCACACGAGACAGAGCACAAGAAACGAAAAAGACGAGTGTTGTTCTCGAAGGCGCAAACGTTCGAGCTCGAGAGGCGTTTTCGACAACAGAGATACTTGAGCGCGCCGGAAAGAGAGCATCTGGCCTCGATCATTCGACTGACGCCCACGCAGGTGAAAATTTGGTTCCAGAATCACAGGTACAAGACAAAACGAGCAGCCACTGAAAGGGTAGAGGCCAGTGGAAGTGGATGTTCACCTAGAAGAGTCGCGGTCCCATTGTTGATCAAGGATGGAAAACCTTGTCAGTCGAAATTAATGGAACCCACCACGTATCCAAGCACTGGCCAAGTTCCTATGCCTCCGTACATGCAAAAGCCATACTGGTGGTAA
- the LOC100648138 gene encoding homeobox protein XENK-2 isoform X3: protein MTSCSLILNRPRKKRRYKFFEHTTAMLQPAIYANLNRGTLPPPPPGLLGWPTGPTLPTTLPQPLEEVNVLQQPDSTSPTISDLSFPPKQETNHECKEEESADFEDEQQANEAQPHETEHKKRKRRVLFSKAQTFELERRFRQQRYLSAPEREHLASIIRLTPTQVKIWFQNHRYKTKRAATERVEASGSGCSPRRVAVPLLIKDGKPCQSKLMEPTTYPSTGQVPMPPYMQKPYWW, encoded by the exons ATGACATCCTGCAGCTTGATTCTAAACCGTCCCAGGAAGAAACGGAGGTACAAG TTTTTCGAACACACGACGGCCATGTTACAGCCCGCGATATACGCGAACTTGAACAGAGGCACCCTACCACCCCCGCCACCTGGTTTACTGGGATGGCCGACTGGTCCAACGTTACCAACCACGTTACCTCAGCCCCTGGAGGAAGTTAATG TGTTGCAGCAGCCAGACTCGACGAGCCCGACGATCTCGGATCTTTCGTTCCCGCCGAAACAGGAGACAAACCACGAGTGTAAAGAGGAGGAGTCTGCCGATTTCGAAGACGAACAGCAGGCAAACGAGGCGCAACCACACGAGACAGAGCACAAGAAACGAAAAAGACGAGTGTTGTTCTCGAAGGCGCAAACGTTCGAGCTCGAGAGGCGTTTTCGACAACAGAGATACTTGAGCGCGCCGGAAAGAGAGCATCTGGCCTCGATCATTCGACTGACGCCCACGCAGGTGAAAATTTGGTTCCAGAATCACAGGTACAAGACAAAACGAGCAGCCACTGAAAGGGTAGAGGCCAGTGGAAGTGGATGTTCACCTAGAAGAGTCGCGGTCCCATTGTTGATCAAGGATGGAAAACCTTGTCAGTCGAAATTAATGGAACCCACCACGTATCCAAGCACTGGCCAAGTTCCTATGCCTCCGTACATGCAAAAGCCATACTGGTGGTAA